The following coding sequences lie in one Myxococcales bacterium genomic window:
- a CDS encoding RlmE family RNA methyltransferase has protein sequence MSKRRQSPRTQDHFTRRAKASGFPARSVFKLQEIDRRLSLLKKNMRVLDLGAAPGSWSLYASKQVGPGGIVQAIDINPLDIDLPKNVHGEQADIFEIDLASFETGDLFDVVLSDMAPNTTGQKHLDQYRSFELFMRALVIASRCLQEKGAFLGKLFSGGDFPEAKRELTHFFERVRVLRPLATRKESYELFLYGAGRK, from the coding sequence TTGTCGAAGCGTCGTCAGTCGCCTCGCACGCAGGATCATTTTACAAGACGGGCGAAAGCTTCAGGGTTTCCCGCTCGATCGGTCTTTAAACTACAAGAGATTGATCGACGTCTAAGCCTCCTAAAGAAGAACATGCGTGTCTTGGATCTCGGGGCCGCTCCTGGCTCGTGGTCACTCTATGCGTCGAAACAAGTGGGGCCCGGCGGCATCGTGCAGGCAATTGACATCAATCCTCTGGATATAGATTTGCCAAAGAACGTGCACGGGGAACAAGCAGATATCTTCGAGATCGATCTCGCCTCTTTCGAAACCGGAGATCTTTTTGATGTCGTGCTGAGCGACATGGCCCCGAACACGACCGGCCAGAAACATCTAGATCAATACCGCAGTTTTGAGCTCTTTATGCGCGCGCTGGTGATTGCAAGTCGATGCTTGCAAGAAAAGGGCGCCTTTTTGGGCAAACTATTTTCAGGAGGAGATTTCCCGGAAGCGAAGCGCGAGCTTACGCATTTTTTTGAACGCGTGCGCGTGCTGCGACCCTTGGCCACGCGCAAGGAAAGCTACGAGCTGTTCCTGTACGGTGCAGGTCGTAAATGA
- the rplC gene encoding 50S ribosomal protein L3 has protein sequence MNTNMGLIGKKLGNTQVFREDGSVSRVTAIQVGPCVVAGKRTADRDGYTALILGFGSRRDKLINQAEAGFYRKIGVKAARVLREFRLSEEICAKYEVGQTLKPSEVFEVGQLVDVCGKSKGRGFTGVMKRWNFAGAGSDTHGTHEYRRHGGSIGTNLTPGRTLPNVKMPGQYGNERVTVLRLSIEKVLDEEHIVLVHGAVPGPRNGLVTVQGTIKPGSTN, from the coding sequence ATGAACACCAATATGGGGCTGATAGGGAAAAAGCTTGGAAATACACAGGTTTTCCGAGAAGACGGCAGCGTCAGCAGGGTCACGGCCATTCAGGTGGGGCCTTGTGTGGTGGCTGGCAAACGCACAGCCGATCGGGATGGGTACACCGCGTTGATACTCGGGTTCGGGAGCCGGAGGGATAAGCTCATCAACCAAGCCGAGGCTGGATTCTACAGAAAAATTGGCGTCAAAGCAGCCCGCGTGCTTCGAGAGTTTCGGCTCTCCGAAGAGATTTGCGCCAAATACGAGGTCGGCCAGACGCTCAAGCCTTCTGAGGTGTTTGAAGTCGGACAGCTTGTGGACGTCTGCGGGAAAAGCAAAGGCCGCGGATTTACGGGCGTAATGAAGCGCTGGAACTTTGCGGGGGCCGGAAGTGACACGCACGGCACGCACGAGTACCGCCGTCATGGCGGCTCGATCGGCACCAATCTTACGCCAGGCCGCACCTTGCCAAATGTTAAAATGCCCGGGCAGTACGGAAACGAGCGCGTGACGGTGCTCAGACTAAGCATCGAGAAGGTGTTGGATGAGGAACACATTGTATTGGTTCACGGGGCAGTCCCCGGACCACGCAACGGCCTTGTTACGGTTCAGGGCACCATCAAGCCCGGCTCGACCAATTAA
- a CDS encoding TatD family hydrolase → MSTAPLFDSHCHLDFEDFGADLDAVLARARAANLQHLTTIGAGKGAHDANNAVALAHAHPGWIYATVGVHPHHTAELNDELFDAIGTLATDPRVVGIGETGLDYHYAHSPRLAQQHAFRRFIALARALEKPIIVHTRAAAKDTLAILKQEHASDVGGVIHCFSEDTPFAKAALDLGFVASFSGIATFPKKSEAVQEAARLQPKDAILIETDAPFLAPVPLRGKRNEPAFLVHTAAKLAELRDEDYTAFCEQTTLNARRLYRLA, encoded by the coding sequence ATGTCCACCGCGCCGCTCTTTGATTCGCACTGCCACCTCGACTTCGAGGACTTCGGTGCCGATCTCGATGCGGTGCTTGCGCGCGCGCGCGCGGCCAATCTTCAACACCTAACCACCATTGGCGCCGGGAAAGGCGCACACGATGCCAATAACGCCGTGGCTCTGGCGCATGCGCATCCGGGTTGGATCTACGCCACTGTGGGGGTACATCCCCATCATACCGCGGAGCTAAACGATGAGCTGTTTGACGCGATTGGAACTTTGGCTACAGATCCACGCGTGGTTGGTATTGGTGAAACTGGCCTCGACTACCACTATGCCCATTCCCCTCGGCTGGCACAGCAACATGCTTTTCGTAGGTTCATTGCCTTGGCGCGGGCCCTCGAAAAACCCATCATCGTTCATACTCGTGCGGCAGCAAAAGATACCCTCGCCATCTTGAAACAGGAACATGCCTCAGACGTGGGCGGGGTGATCCATTGTTTCAGCGAAGATACACCATTTGCCAAGGCCGCCCTCGATCTGGGGTTCGTTGCCTCGTTTAGCGGAATAGCCACCTTTCCGAAGAAATCCGAAGCTGTCCAGGAAGCTGCGCGGCTTCAACCCAAAGACGCGATACTTATTGAAACCGACGCGCCCTTTTTGGCGCCGGTGCCACTTCGAGGCAAACGCAATGAGCCCGCATTCCTCGTGCATACGGCCGCAAAACTGGCAGAGCTTCGCGACGAGGATTACACTGCGTTCTGCGAGCAAACGACCCTCAACGCCCGGCGACTTTACCGATTGGCCTAG
- the metG gene encoding methionine--tRNA ligase, whose protein sequence is MKPFYITTPIYYCNDRPHLGTTYSTVASDVFARYQKLRGRPTRFLTGLDEHGLKIERRAKDEGLAAQDFVDRMAAPFRTAWQELGCDFNDFIRTTEPRHKMRAQVLWQKMQANGDIYLGHYEDWYCVDCEAFYTHKDLVNDTLCPTHKKPVERIKEESYFFRLSSYTDKLLAFYDANPDFVRPEGRFREVKSFVREGLRDLSISRASFRWGVPVPGNSAHVMYVWLDALTNYISALGAPTEQGETGQLFQTYWPPQGEAVHIVGKDILRFHAVYWPAFLWSAGLFPPTQVWAHGWLTVNGEKMSKSAGNFLTPGPLVEALGADVVRYYLMRDIGFGQDGDFSHRNLLARYQGELSNGLGNLLHRTMGLVQNHFDAKVPTIDLRQLSDLDSQLQNTAQRCAETAALHFKAMAVNRSLDATWELVAAANKYVDETAPWALAKQGNSERLAEVCYMTLETLRWLGVMVWPVMPTKSNALRIQLGLPPLMPIVNVNYWPSAWGGLVGGASLKPGAPLFQRFDKAQEQSVLERLGAPASETPAVPRSVAAQTEPRKPLSPIPNMSHITIEDLSKLELRIGKVLSAKPVPKSDKLLVLMVDLGETAPRQILAGIGKSYDAESIVGRHIAVVANLPPRTMMGLESQGMVLAASDQTGLSVLNVDRDIAPGTRIS, encoded by the coding sequence GTGAAGCCCTTCTACATCACCACGCCAATCTACTACTGCAACGACCGACCGCATCTCGGAACGACTTACTCCACAGTGGCAAGCGACGTGTTCGCCCGTTACCAAAAACTTCGTGGCAGGCCGACCCGGTTTCTTACCGGACTCGACGAACACGGCCTCAAAATCGAGCGACGCGCCAAGGACGAAGGGCTTGCGGCCCAGGATTTCGTAGACCGCATGGCGGCGCCGTTTCGAACAGCTTGGCAGGAACTCGGATGCGATTTCAATGATTTCATCCGTACCACGGAACCGCGCCACAAGATGCGCGCTCAAGTCTTATGGCAAAAAATGCAGGCGAACGGCGACATTTATCTCGGTCACTATGAAGACTGGTACTGCGTCGATTGTGAGGCGTTTTATACCCACAAAGATCTTGTAAACGATACCCTTTGCCCCACCCACAAGAAGCCTGTCGAGCGTATCAAAGAAGAGAGTTATTTTTTTCGCTTGAGTAGCTATACCGACAAGCTTCTGGCGTTTTACGATGCAAATCCGGATTTTGTGAGACCAGAGGGACGGTTCCGCGAGGTCAAGAGCTTCGTGCGCGAAGGCTTGCGCGATTTGTCGATTTCCAGAGCCAGTTTCAGGTGGGGCGTCCCGGTTCCCGGGAACTCAGCACATGTGATGTATGTTTGGCTGGACGCTCTCACCAATTACATTAGTGCGCTTGGTGCTCCCACCGAGCAGGGTGAGACCGGACAGCTTTTTCAAACGTATTGGCCACCTCAGGGCGAAGCGGTGCACATCGTGGGGAAAGATATTTTGCGATTTCATGCTGTGTATTGGCCGGCTTTCTTGTGGAGCGCAGGCCTGTTTCCGCCCACACAGGTGTGGGCGCACGGCTGGCTTACTGTGAATGGCGAAAAGATGTCGAAAAGCGCCGGGAACTTTTTGACACCCGGGCCATTGGTTGAAGCACTCGGCGCCGATGTGGTGCGCTACTATCTGATGCGCGATATTGGTTTCGGGCAAGACGGAGACTTCAGTCACAGAAATCTACTTGCGCGCTACCAGGGCGAGCTTTCTAATGGGCTTGGCAATCTTCTTCACCGCACTATGGGCCTGGTTCAAAACCATTTCGATGCCAAAGTACCCACCATCGATTTGCGACAACTTTCGGACCTGGATTCTCAACTGCAAAACACTGCGCAGCGATGCGCGGAAACGGCCGCTCTCCACTTCAAAGCGATGGCGGTCAATCGGAGTCTGGATGCGACTTGGGAGCTTGTGGCCGCTGCCAATAAGTATGTCGATGAAACGGCTCCATGGGCATTAGCCAAGCAAGGTAACAGCGAGCGTCTTGCGGAGGTTTGTTATATGACCCTTGAAACATTGCGTTGGCTAGGTGTGATGGTGTGGCCTGTCATGCCCACAAAAAGCAATGCGCTTCGTATCCAACTTGGGCTGCCGCCCCTTATGCCCATCGTCAATGTAAATTATTGGCCGAGCGCATGGGGTGGCCTCGTCGGTGGCGCGTCACTCAAGCCCGGTGCGCCCTTGTTCCAGCGATTTGACAAAGCGCAGGAGCAATCAGTATTGGAGCGATTAGGTGCACCTGCTTCTGAAACCCCTGCCGTCCCGAGATCTGTCGCCGCCCAGACCGAGCCCCGTAAACCCTTATCTCCCATACCCAACATGTCCCACATTACCATTGAAGATCTAAGCAAACTGGAACTCCGCATCGGGAAGGTGCTCTCGGCCAAGCCAGTCCCAAAAAGCGACAAATTGCTCGTACTTATGGTTGATCTCGGCGAAACCGCGCCCCGCCAGATTCTTGCCGGCATCGGGAAGAGCTACGATGCCGAGTCTATCGTCGGAAGACATATTGCTGTCGTTGCGAACCTGCCGCCGCGCACCATGATGGGTCTCGAGTCGCAGGGCATGGTGTTGGCCGCCAGCGATCAGACAGGGCTTTCGGTGCTGAACGTCGATCGGGATATCGCGCCCGGCACCCGCATCAGTTAG
- a CDS encoding AAA family ATPase codes for MMLTRILGQETAIDLLERGLKHQRLAHAYIFEGPSGIGKTKTARALACAILCQDVPGSGCGTCSICQRVMSGDHPDVRIIPPRKEGGGNLKVEFVREEILPFCRYAPFEGRSGVLIFPDADLSFPPHQPESANALLKILEEPRQGIHFVLVTSRPRRLLSTIRSRCQSLRFKRLSHPVLKRILDDHGHAKDAGEALVLALSNGRADRALWLAGDKRAVDLVARTVEIASHIDATRNQGPLSILLELAASLAQDDSLPMILDALAWLYRDLAIRQLDHAGLPLAFSDANVEAAQNAQGAPVSSAQLAEHITWIRHTERSLERTVNKQLALESLLFRLAQA; via the coding sequence ATGATGCTGACTCGGATATTGGGACAAGAGACTGCTATCGATCTGCTAGAGCGAGGACTCAAACACCAACGCCTCGCGCATGCGTACATTTTTGAGGGGCCGAGCGGCATCGGCAAAACCAAGACGGCACGGGCCTTGGCGTGCGCCATACTTTGCCAAGATGTGCCGGGGTCCGGCTGCGGTACCTGCTCAATATGCCAACGCGTCATGAGTGGCGACCATCCCGATGTACGCATAATTCCGCCGCGTAAAGAGGGTGGCGGTAACCTTAAGGTTGAGTTCGTGCGCGAGGAGATTTTGCCGTTTTGCAGGTACGCACCATTCGAGGGCCGGTCGGGAGTGCTCATCTTCCCCGATGCAGATCTTAGCTTTCCGCCACATCAACCCGAATCTGCCAATGCATTATTAAAAATATTGGAAGAGCCGCGCCAAGGGATCCATTTTGTCTTGGTCACCTCACGTCCAAGGCGTTTACTTTCAACCATTCGCTCGCGTTGCCAAAGTCTTCGGTTCAAGCGGCTCAGCCATCCAGTGTTAAAGCGCATCCTTGATGACCACGGCCATGCAAAGGACGCCGGAGAGGCGCTTGTGCTGGCTCTGTCAAATGGCCGTGCCGATAGGGCCCTTTGGCTTGCCGGAGACAAACGCGCAGTGGACCTCGTCGCCCGCACCGTAGAAATCGCGTCCCACATTGATGCCACGCGCAATCAGGGCCCGCTTTCCATATTGCTGGAGTTGGCGGCTAGCCTCGCGCAAGACGACAGCCTGCCTATGATTCTCGATGCCCTCGCCTGGTTGTATCGGGATCTAGCCATCCGCCAGTTGGATCATGCCGGATTGCCCTTGGCCTTTTCCGACGCGAATGTGGAAGCTGCCCAAAACGCCCAGGGTGCGCCGGTCTCGAGCGCACAGTTGGCTGAGCACATCACATGGATACGCCACACCGAGCGGTCTCTAGAGCGAACGGTCAACAAGCAACTTGCGCTCGAATCTTTGCTTTTTAGACTCGCACAGGCGTGA
- a CDS encoding TetR/AcrR family transcriptional regulator: MGYKKSEASVMQIVEAATRVVAKQGYARTSLLDIAREAGMSKGALHYHFPTKESLIAKVLDRACDRVADRAREVWNKADNPIDSLRAALRELWRVRVEPNDEAAVVADLLAQSLHDPSLRPQLARYYNLATSQIIEYLEPHMLELGLQPRLPLDMLPRILHGLLDGLVMQTIVDPAALDPERVIQSLEILAAYMFEPV, from the coding sequence ATGGGTTATAAGAAATCCGAAGCCAGTGTGATGCAGATCGTGGAGGCCGCCACGCGCGTGGTGGCAAAGCAAGGCTATGCGCGCACCAGCCTGCTCGATATCGCACGTGAGGCAGGCATGTCCAAAGGGGCCTTGCACTACCACTTCCCTACCAAAGAATCCCTCATTGCGAAGGTTTTAGATCGGGCCTGCGATCGGGTGGCCGATCGGGCGCGAGAGGTATGGAATAAGGCAGACAATCCGATTGACTCTTTGCGCGCAGCTCTCCGCGAACTGTGGCGCGTTCGCGTAGAACCCAACGACGAAGCCGCCGTCGTTGCTGACCTTCTTGCACAGAGTTTGCACGATCCGAGCCTGCGCCCGCAGCTGGCCCGCTACTACAATCTTGCGACATCACAGATTATTGAATACCTGGAGCCGCATATGCTCGAACTGGGATTACAGCCGCGCCTTCCCTTGGATATGCTTCCACGGATTCTTCACGGCCTGCTCGACGGCCTAGTGATGCAAACCATTGTGGACCCCGCGGCCCTCGATCCCGAGCGTGTCATTCAGTCCTTAGAGATTCTTGCGGCCTATATGTTTGAGCCAGTGTAG
- the mazG gene encoding nucleoside triphosphate pyrophosphohydrolase: MQRLLGPKGCPWDREQTLHTLRAYVLEEAYEVADAIDRQDPELLREELGDLLLQVVFQAELARHKGWFDLSQVIEGICHKLVRRHPHVFGDTPAESSQEALASWESVKAMEKAGSAQGRLDSIPQSMPALLRGFRIGEKAAAAGYDWLDASGARVKVNEELAELDEAVTSQDAGAIEEELGDVLFALASVARKHSIDPESALRGTLRRFQERFVRVEERARLECRELSSLTEQERDAWWQDAKRLS, encoded by the coding sequence ATGCAACGCTTGCTCGGACCCAAGGGCTGTCCCTGGGATCGCGAGCAAACACTCCACACGCTCAGAGCGTATGTGCTTGAAGAAGCCTATGAGGTCGCCGATGCGATTGACCGCCAGGACCCAGAGCTCTTGCGAGAAGAATTGGGAGATTTGCTCCTGCAAGTGGTATTCCAGGCAGAACTCGCCCGTCACAAAGGCTGGTTTGATCTTTCGCAGGTAATCGAGGGTATCTGTCACAAGTTGGTACGAAGGCATCCTCACGTGTTCGGAGACACCCCGGCCGAGAGCAGTCAAGAGGCGCTAGCGAGCTGGGAGAGTGTCAAAGCCATGGAAAAGGCGGGGAGCGCACAAGGCCGCTTAGACAGCATACCCCAAAGTATGCCGGCGTTGCTCCGAGGGTTCAGGATCGGAGAAAAGGCCGCTGCCGCTGGATACGACTGGCTGGATGCATCAGGGGCGCGAGTTAAGGTTAATGAAGAGCTCGCAGAACTGGACGAAGCAGTCACCTCTCAGGATGCCGGCGCAATAGAAGAGGAATTGGGCGATGTTTTGTTCGCGCTTGCGAGCGTGGCGCGGAAACACTCGATCGATCCGGAGTCTGCGTTGCGAGGCACGCTGCGCCGTTTTCAGGAGCGCTTTGTCCGAGTAGAAGAGCGAGCCCGGCTTGAATGCAGGGAGCTTTCGTCACTGACGGAACAAGAGCGCGATGCGTGGTGGCAAGATGCGAAACGCCTTTCCTGA
- the genX gene encoding EF-P lysine aminoacylase GenX, whose protein sequence is MLTLSVPTANSDSAWFGENDSRRRHVLLLRAAALRAVRTYFDDRAYIEVQTPVMVPSPGTEVHLDAFEVRGHPRARWLITSPEYQMKRLLSGGFDRIYQIGPCFRRNEQGSYHQPEFTMVEWYQVGGTYADLLEETENLVSYVAERVLGSASVKWKGQVINLTPPWPRLSVIEAFDTYAHADALKFAEHEELFFRTLIDKVEPHLGQEKPCFLYDFPATMASLALLHAANPKLAARTEAYMLGVELCNGYVELTDADEQRRRHENDTKTRRQLNKPHYPIDERFLAALMAGIPPCVGMALGFDRLMMLLANTEEIQDVVAFSDARL, encoded by the coding sequence GTGCTTACGTTGAGCGTACCCACCGCAAACAGTGACTCCGCTTGGTTTGGTGAGAACGACAGTAGGCGACGTCACGTTCTTCTGCTGAGAGCCGCCGCGCTGCGCGCTGTCAGAACTTACTTCGACGACAGAGCCTATATTGAGGTCCAGACGCCGGTCATGGTGCCCAGTCCCGGGACGGAGGTGCATTTGGATGCCTTTGAAGTACGGGGGCATCCTCGCGCGCGTTGGCTCATCACCAGCCCCGAGTATCAGATGAAACGGCTGCTAAGCGGCGGATTCGATCGTATATATCAAATCGGCCCCTGCTTTCGACGAAATGAGCAAGGTTCGTATCACCAGCCAGAGTTCACCATGGTTGAATGGTACCAAGTCGGTGGCACGTATGCCGATCTCTTAGAAGAGACCGAAAACCTCGTATCCTATGTGGCCGAGCGGGTCCTCGGCTCTGCGAGCGTGAAGTGGAAGGGTCAGGTGATCAATCTGACCCCGCCGTGGCCACGCCTGAGTGTCATAGAGGCGTTTGACACATACGCCCATGCGGATGCCTTGAAGTTTGCCGAGCATGAAGAACTATTTTTTCGTACTTTGATCGATAAGGTCGAACCCCATTTGGGACAGGAGAAGCCATGCTTTTTGTATGACTTTCCCGCAACGATGGCATCTCTTGCGCTCCTGCACGCTGCCAACCCAAAGCTAGCTGCGCGCACAGAAGCGTATATGCTTGGTGTCGAGTTATGTAATGGGTATGTAGAACTCACGGACGCCGATGAGCAGCGTCGACGACACGAAAACGACACAAAGACACGGCGGCAGTTAAATAAACCCCACTACCCTATCGACGAACGCTTTTTGGCCGCGCTTATGGCCGGAATCCCGCCATGCGTGGGAATGGCGCTCGGATTCGATAGGCTGATGATGCTTCTCGCTAATACTGAGGAAATTCAAGATGTTGTGGCGTTTTCCGACGCCCGGCTATAG
- the efp gene encoding elongation factor P, translating into MYDTSDIRKGLKVQIDGVPYTVVDFQFVKPGKGQPFTRTKLRNMLSGTVMERTYKSGEKLEKADMEERQMQYLYPEGEHFVFMDTGTYDQLHITKEQMGDNRLYLLDGTMVDVLLFDGKPIGVTPPTFVELKVVRTDPGFKGDTATGSLKPATLETGLQVNVPLFVVEGEYLKIDTRTCAYVERTHRKQ; encoded by the coding sequence ATGTATGACACGTCCGATATCCGCAAGGGTCTGAAGGTCCAGATCGACGGGGTACCTTACACCGTGGTCGACTTTCAGTTCGTCAAGCCCGGTAAGGGGCAACCTTTTACGCGCACCAAGCTCCGCAACATGCTCTCGGGTACGGTCATGGAGCGAACTTATAAATCCGGCGAAAAACTTGAAAAAGCCGATATGGAAGAGCGGCAGATGCAGTACCTTTACCCGGAGGGCGAGCATTTTGTATTCATGGATACCGGTACCTATGATCAGCTCCACATCACCAAGGAGCAGATGGGCGATAATCGCCTTTACTTGTTGGATGGCACCATGGTCGATGTGCTTTTGTTTGATGGGAAACCGATAGGCGTGACGCCGCCCACCTTTGTGGAGCTTAAGGTCGTCCGCACCGATCCCGGCTTCAAGGGCGATACGGCTACCGGGTCTTTGAAACCTGCCACCCTTGAAACCGGCTTGCAGGTGAACGTGCCCCTGTTTGTGGTTGAGGGGGAGTACCTGAAAATCGACACCCGAACCTGTGCTTACGTTGAGCGTACCCACCGCAAACAGTGA
- the deoC gene encoding deoxyribose-phosphate aldolase, whose product MYSFTSLAGRIDHTCLTPSADAAMIEQLCHEAIQYGFKAVCVEPKWVPLCCAKLPETTLIAAVIGFPDGSCSAAAKVAEAQAASRAGATEIDMVIDTRALWAGDYRRAFLDIAGVVDAVAPVVVKVILETGTLCHDAKIAGCVIAKAAGAGFVKSSTGLLSPGAVAGDIALMRAVVGAEMGVKASGGIRTRDQAQAMLNAGANRIGTSHGVALVSDS is encoded by the coding sequence GTGTATTCCTTCACATCATTAGCGGGGCGTATTGACCATACTTGCCTCACGCCGAGCGCCGATGCGGCAATGATTGAGCAACTGTGTCACGAAGCCATTCAGTATGGTTTTAAAGCGGTATGTGTGGAGCCTAAATGGGTGCCATTGTGCTGCGCTAAGCTTCCCGAGACCACGCTCATAGCGGCGGTAATTGGATTCCCAGACGGCAGCTGTTCGGCCGCGGCAAAGGTCGCTGAGGCACAGGCTGCGTCTCGAGCGGGCGCTACGGAGATTGACATGGTCATTGACACGCGCGCCCTCTGGGCGGGGGATTACCGGCGTGCTTTTTTGGATATTGCAGGAGTGGTCGATGCCGTCGCACCCGTAGTTGTTAAAGTGATCTTGGAAACAGGCACGCTCTGCCATGATGCCAAGATAGCCGGTTGCGTGATTGCCAAAGCCGCAGGTGCCGGGTTTGTGAAGTCTTCAACGGGACTTCTCAGTCCCGGGGCGGTCGCAGGAGACATTGCATTGATGCGCGCCGTGGTGGGCGCAGAGATGGGGGTCAAGGCCTCAGGCGGCATTCGCACGCGCGATCAGGCGCAGGCTATGCTTAACGCCGGCGCCAATCGCATTGGGACAAGTCACGGCGTCGCGCTCGTGTCCGATAGTTAA
- a CDS encoding 2OG-Fe(II) oxygenase — MPLFMAFAATASIPWTNEPLCAIRAQYLEQDECVYTDGLLSPEVLESVIHEAEQVRSQACRKSVPGYKASSSVSHDQIARMCPTIIELFHSEEFLKALCTITGLNLMPCPARDMHAAAIYNYTRPGDAIGYHYDVSHYQGTRITVLIGLVNQSESKLVCQLYTKRTPKPPAVELAIATNPGTVVIFNGDRLLHKVTPLGENQRRMVLSLQYVTSQKMAKSRMWLNDFKDALTYFGFGHWLRRTFARAPRLASPPFD, encoded by the coding sequence ATGCCGCTGTTTATGGCATTCGCTGCGACAGCCTCAATCCCGTGGACAAACGAGCCGCTGTGCGCAATTCGCGCGCAGTATCTGGAGCAAGATGAATGCGTTTATACAGACGGGCTCCTGTCTCCGGAAGTACTCGAGTCCGTGATCCATGAAGCCGAGCAGGTCCGAAGCCAAGCCTGCCGGAAGTCAGTTCCGGGCTACAAAGCCAGCAGCAGTGTGAGCCACGATCAAATCGCGCGGATGTGTCCCACTATCATAGAGTTGTTTCACTCAGAAGAATTTCTCAAGGCGCTCTGCACCATCACGGGTTTGAACCTCATGCCGTGTCCAGCGCGCGATATGCACGCCGCTGCCATCTACAATTACACGCGGCCCGGCGATGCAATCGGCTACCATTACGATGTCTCTCACTACCAGGGCACTCGGATCACAGTCCTTATTGGTCTGGTGAACCAAAGCGAAAGCAAATTGGTGTGCCAGCTTTACACGAAGCGCACACCTAAACCACCGGCTGTGGAGTTGGCCATCGCAACCAATCCGGGCACTGTGGTCATATTCAACGGCGATCGCCTCCTGCACAAGGTCACACCGCTTGGCGAAAACCAGCGGCGCATGGTGCTCTCTTTACAGTATGTGACTTCGCAAAAAATGGCCAAGAGTCGTATGTGGCTAAACGACTTCAAGGATGCACTGACGTATTTCGGGTTTGGTCATTGGCTCAGACGCACGTTCGCGCGCGCTCCACGTCTGGCATCTCCTCCCTTCGATTAA